CAGTGAACGACGCTGCGGAGTCGGAGCGTTTGGTACGTCGGGCGCTGGATCTCGGTGTTAACTTTTTCGATACTGCCGTCGCCTACACAGACGGGCAGTCAGAGGAGTTCCTGGGGCAGGCCGTCAAGGGCGTGCGGGATCAGGTGGTGCTATGCACGAAATTCGGCTCCCGGCAGGAGATCGGCACGGGCATCAATGACCGGCAAAGCTCTCGCTATCATCTGGTGCGCGCGCTGGAGACCAGCCTGCGCCGTCTGCAGACCGATTACGTGGATCTGTATCTCCTCCACATGCCGCACCCGGGGATGAATCTGGAGGAGACCCTGTCGGCTCTCGACGACGTTGTGCGCCAGGGCAAGGCGCTTTACGTGGGTTGCTCTAATTTCCCGGCGTGGTTGCTCTGCAAGTCGCTATGGCTCAGTGACGTGCGGGGGTGGTGCTCTTTCCGGACGCTGCAGTCGGCCTACAACCTAATTGAACGGGGTGTCGAACTGGAGATCCTTCCGCTCTGCCACGCGGAGGGGATCGCCTTCATGGCGTACCGTGGACTATGCCGGGGGATACTTGCCGGCCAGTATTTGGAGTCCGGCGGAGATGCAGACGAAAGAGCCTCACTCCTCCAGCAGAAGCACGCGGCGGGCGTCCAGAGACTTCAGGATTTTGCTGCTTCGACGGGTAGGACGCCGGCGCAGGCGGCTCTCGCGTGGTTGCTGGCCCATCCTGCAGTCACGTGCGCTGTCGTAGGTCCGACGCGCAAGGAGGAACTGGAAGAACTGGCCGCCGGCGTGGACCACGAGCTCACGGCCGATCAGCGGGAAGAGCTAACCGCGGCTTTTCCGGTGAAGATCGAGGACGACCAGATCGGCGTTCACGCTACCTGGCGCACCAGGCTGGATCTTTTGCTATGACGGGGAGATCGCAGATGGAGGACAGGGTCGGTTTCATAGGACTGGGAGTGATGGGGGCTCCCATGGCCCGCAACGTCCGGAAAACCTTCCAGCAGGTTTGTGTCTACGACTGCGACAAGATCCGTCTCTCCGAGTTCTCCTCCGGTTTGTGTCTACGACTGCGACAAGATCCGTCTCTCCGAGTTCTCCTCCGGAGAGTATCGGATAGCGGATAGCGCAATGGAAACTGCCGCCGAGTCGGATGTGGTGGTCCTCTCGCTGCCCGGATCGGCTGCCGTGCTGGATGTGGTTCTCGGCAGCAAGGGCATCGCAGAAAGCCTGCCCGCCGGATCTGTGGTTGTGGACACTGGCACCACTGAGCCATCTGCCAGCCGCCGTATCGCGGCCGCGCTCGCCGAGAAATCCATCGGTTTTCTGGATGCTCCTGTCAGCGGCGGACAGAAGGCCGCCATCGAAGGGACGCTCTCATTTATGGTCGGCGGCGATGAGGCGGTCTTCCAAAGGTGCCTGCCGGTGTTGCGGACGATGGGGTCCAGCGTGGTCAGGATGGGCGAGAGCGGCTCCGGATCGGTTGCCAAACTGGTCAACAACCTGATCGTCGGCGCACAGTTTGCGGCAATAGCGGAGGGCTTTACTCTGGCCGTAAAGAGCGGACTGGACACGGCTGTCCTGTACCAGGCCATTCGTGCAGGCTGGGCTCAGTCCAAGGTGCTGGATGTCAGTGCTGACGCATTTCTCCGGCGAGACTTCCGTCCGGGAGGTTCCGTCGACATTCACTGGAAGGATCTCGGTTATGCACTTTCGCTTGCCAAAGATGTGGATGTGCCGACTCCCGTGACGGCCATTGTCCACGAGATCTTCAAGGCGGCCCGGGCGGGCGGGAAGGGTAGGATGGCCCAGCCCGCCATCGTAATGCTCTGGGAAGAGCTGCTGAACATTCAGGTAGGAAAACAGGAAGATGAACAGACTTCGTAGCCGTATCGACACGGTTCGCCGGCCGCTACTGGGACTGGCGTGCCACAACTACAACCCGGCATTTCTGGATATGCTGGGCCACCTGGCAGTGGACGTTGTCTGGATCGAAATGGAGCACTCGCATATCTCCTTCGCGCAGGCAGCGGACCTTTGCCGCATCGCCGCCGGATTGGGCCTATTGACGATGATCCGCATACCAGACTCCAGGCGTGAGAGCGTCCTGAAGGCAGCCGAATGCGGGCCGGACATTTTGGATCTGCCGATGGCCAACTCCGTGGATGTCGTGACCAGCTTCATCAGTCACGCGCGATTCGCTCCAGAGGGGACACGGGGCTTTTTTGCAGCCTCGCGCGCGGTCAACTATGGCTTCGGCCCGGGAATAGCAGATATCCAGCAAGCCATCAACGAAGAGCTGTGCCTGATGGCTCAGATCGAAACGAAGGAAGCGGTCGTGCGAGCCGCAGAGATAAGTTCCGTGCCTGGCTTGGACGCTATATTCCTGGGACCTGGCGACCTTTCGGCCAGCTTTGGCGTCTCAGGGCAGACCTCGCACCCTCTGGTGCTGCAGGCTCTGGAGCAAGCTATTTGTGCGGCTCGTAAGGCCGGCAGGGTGGTGGCTCTGGCATCCGGGCCTGCCGACGTTGAGGAGTGGGCGGCCAAGGGGGTAGATCTTCTTTTCGTGGGAAGCGACATCAGTTGCTTGAAGCAAGGGCTGCTCGAGACACTCATCAGCGCGCGCGGGCTGTCTCGACCTAGCGTCGCTCCGCCACAGACACCGCCACTGGCCGCGAAGCCGCTCTGATGCAACTCCGTTTTGCCGCCGCAGTGATCCCGCCTGGTCTCTGGGGGACATAGAATGGAGCCTGGCGTGTTCGGGTCTATTCACGCGCTCGACCTTGTCATCCTGGTCGCATACCTGGTCGTTCTCTCTTTGGTGGGCATTCTTTTCTCTCGCCGCCAGACCAGCCTGGAGCAGTTTTTCTTCGCGGGTAGAGGGATGAGCTGGGTGCCAGTGGGCATGTCGCTGATGGCCTGCCTGAACAGCGGCATAGACTATCTAATGCAGCCCTCTGCAGTGATGAAATACGGTCTGGTTCTCGTGCTCGGATCGCTGTCCTGGGTTCTACTGTGGCACTGGGTGTCGAGAGTGACCTTGCCGTTCTATCGCAGGCTCAACCTTGTCACTGCCTATGAGTACCTGGAGCGTCGCTTCTCTCTGTCCGTGCGATGGATGGCTTCAATCATCTTCATCTTGTGGCGGGTTGGATGGATCGCCACGGCGATGTATGTTCCCTGTCTTGCCATCAGTGGGGCGACGCACGGGGCCCTGCCGCTTGTGTCCACAATCATCGTGCTGGGCAGCGTGGTCATCCTTTATACCGCACTGGGCGGGATGAGGGCGGTCATATGGACCGACATGATTCAGTTCTGCATTATGTTCGGCGGCCTTGCCGCAACGGTGGTCGTGGTGCTCGGCCACGTTCCTGGCGGTTTGAGCGAGGTCTGGCAGACCGCTGCTGAGGCAGGCAAGACCAGTCTGCTGACTGGCACCGAAGCGCCGCAAGCGGCTCGGCTAATGGAGCGGATTAAGCTGTTCTTCACCACCGAGATGACTCCCGTGGGGTTCTTCGCTGCTGTAGTGCTGGGCAGGATGGCGGTTTACACTGCTGATCAGGTAATGGTGCAGCGCTTTCAAACAGCCCGCTCCCTGAAGGATTCCCGCCAGGCTTTCATCATCAATGCCGTGGGAGATGCTTTGTGGACGGTGGGCCTGTCCTGCGTAGGGCTGACACTATTCGCTTATGTCGCAAGGGATGCGGACTTCGCAGATCTGCCGTCGGACCGTGTATTTCCCGCCTTCCTCGCAAGCAAAATCCCTGTGGGGGTTGTGGGGCTTGTGATCGCTGCTATCTTTGCCGCCTCCCTCAGCTCCATCGCTTCGGCTGTGAACTCCTGTTCGTCGGTTGTTATCATGGACTTCTACCGTCGCATTCGCCGGCCCGCTGGGCCGGCAATTGTGCCGGATTCCTCTGAGGAGCAGCGCCGTCAGGTGCGCATTTCGCGATGGACTACTCTTGTGGTGGGTATCTGTGCCATCGCCCTGTCAGCGAATGTGGGGAGGCTGGGTGACCTGATTGTCATCGCGAACAAAGTCATCCAGCTGTTCACCGGTCCACTCTTTGCAGTCTACGTACTGGGACTGTTTGTGCCTTTCGCAGGTACTCCAGGAGCCCTTGTTGGTGGTGCGGTTGGCGCTGCGGTCAGCCTTTACATAGCTTTTTGGAGTGGATTGGCCTTCGTGTGGCCTGCGACGCTCGGGTTTGTTGCGGCGCTGGCAGCGGGAATAAGTGTCAGTCTGTTTGGGGGACGTCCCTCGAAGGAGCAGGCTCGCTTCACGTTCCGGGGGGTGATGAACGGTCACGGCGCCGGCCGGGACGGAGTGATTGGTGCGGCTGGCTCTCTGATCGATAACGGGTTGGACTCAGCAACCCTGAAGTCGGTTGGCAGGAGTCTGCCGCATCAGGATAAACAATAATGGAAAATGTGCCGAAAAAAAGTCTTGACCGATTGATAATCAAGTGTTATTCTGGGGTTAGAGGGGAATCCTCTCCCGGAGGAGGGGTGACCATCCCCAAGGCTTTTTATTCCGGAATCTGATAATCAGCTTACAATCTACCCGCTCCTTCGTGGCCAAGGTCGGCGGGACAGCCGCAAGTCAGAGAGGGAGTCTTTAGCGGGGATGACCCGAAGGAGGGCTGCTGACAATGTCGAAGCGTCGCGAATACCAGTACGGAGGCGGTGCACGCGGGTTCACCCTCATTGAACTGCTGGTAGTCATCGCCATCATCGCCATCCTTGCGGCGATCCTGTTTCCGGTCTTCTCGGCCGCTCGCGAGAGGGCCAGACAGTCAAAGTGCACCGCCCACATGCGGCAGATGGGCACCGGCATGCTCATGTACGCCGACGATAACAACGGGCGTTTCCCCCCCAACCTTCCGCCGGTGTTTGAGAACGGCGAATATGTATACCGCAACTGGGATTATCATCTGCTCGGTTACGTGCGCAGTCGCGAGATGTTCCGTTGTCCAAGCTACCACCGGGACACCCGTGAAAAACGGACTCGCCGCAATCTGAGCACCTACGGGGCAAACTCCAATCTGCTGACCCAAAAGGTTTCCGTCATCGAGCAGCCGAGCAGGACAGTGCTCCTGTTTGAGGCAGACGACGATGGATATTCCCGCCAGATCGGGCAGGCCCAGCACATTGGCTACTTCCATTGGGGGATATTTGATTACCGTCACCGCGACGGCGACAACTTCTGCCTGTCGGACGGCCACGTTCAGTGGTTCCCCACCATCGAGCTTTACGAGAGCCGGGCAACAGGCATCTACGAGTGGAAGGGGATCACTTACGATCCCTCGGCCACGCGCAGATGACTCCGCTTGCCTCTCATCAGAATCCCCACGCCTGTGCGTGGACTTTAGGTAGGACCGGAATCTGTGCCACAGACTCCGTCTTGAGAGAAAGGACAAAAGGAGAAGACAGATGAGAAAGCTCATTCTGGCCCTGCTGTGCATCGGCGCGGCAGTTACGATGGTGGCATCGCCTACGAGAGGTGAGTTCGCAATAACCAGCCCCGCGGGAAACCACCTCCTGGTCTACAGCAACCTCGGCCCGACGGTGGATGCTCACTTTTCGCTGGACGGCCCCCTGGGTGTGGCATTCAGCACCGCCAAGGACATCTGGTTCGCAGAATACTCCGGCAACCGTGTGGTCAGGATGTCTTACAATCCTGCCACCAACAAATGGACGCAGGCGGAGACGGTTTCGGTGCCTTACCCAAGGGCCGTTATTACGGACGAGGCAGGAATCCTGTATATCGTCTGTGCGGATCAGAAGATCTGGAAATACCAGGGCGGTGTTCTAACCCATTGGGCCACGACCTCCCGCATCGACCCCGTATGCATGGCCTGGGGACCCTACGGCCGCCTGTGGGTGACGTGCAACGATGCGTCGGCCATTAATGTCTTCGATCCTTCGGGAGGCTCTCCTGTGCTGGATCTGTCGCTCTGGAACGCTGCCGGCATCACGAGCGGACCGGATTACAACCTGGACGGCGTCCCGGACATGTATGTCAACGATCGCCGGAATTATGTGCATGTTCTGAGCGGCCACGATGGTACCTTTCTGGGCCATACAGTCTACAATGCGCCCGAGCTGGGACAGGCTTTCGGGATGGTGTTCGGTGCGGACGCCAACGCGGACGGAACGAGAGACCTGTATATCTGCGACTGGAGCAATGGCGTCACACGCATCTATTCCGGCAAGCCCCCCTACAACCATATTCGTCTGTTGAATAACGACAGCGCACTCCACATTGCCGCCTACCCGCCCCTGCCATCGAAGCCGGTGAGCGACGGCTACGTGGTGGCAGCCAGCACGTTCAACGACCTGTGGATTGCCTACAATACCGGCGTTAACACCCTTAGCTTGGGCGCTATAACGCTTCCCTATGGAACTGCCATGCAGCAGGACGGCAGCTTCTGGGTGACCAGCCCCAGTGGCGGATTCGTCCGGAAGTATATTCGCACGAATGTCAACCAGTGGTCTGAATCGGCGTCCTTCAATGTCCCAAGTCCGACCGGCGTGGCCATAGGCCCGGACGGGGCCGTCTATGTGGCATCGGATTCTGACCGGATGATCTATCGCTGGGACGGCTCCAACTTGACGACCTGGGCGGGACCTACAGCGGAGGCACCGCGGGGGATCAGCTTTGGGCCGGGCGGCCGCCTCTGGGTGTGCTGCATTGACGCGTCTCTGATCCAGGTTTGGGATGCTAACGGATTGGTTGCCTCTACCGGATTCGGGACACCGATCGGTATCGCTCCTGGGCCAGATCAGACCGGTGATGGAGTTCCGGATATGTACGTAGTGAACGCTGCTCAGCAGGTTCACGTGGTGGACTCCGCTCTGATGCAGCACTGGGACCGGTGGGTCTTTGACCCGGAACGCCTTGCCAATCCGTGGGGTGTCACTACTGGCCTGGACCAGGACTTCGACGGTGTCCCGGATATCTATGTGGGGCAGTTCGGTGGGCAACAAGTGGGAATCCATGTCTACAGCGGCCGTACAGGTGCTTACATCCGCTACCTCAACAACGACCCGGTGGGCCATATCGCTGCTTACCCGGTCGTCTACAGCGGCCTGATCCCGTTGCAAGGTCCAGGGACGGTCATCTACAAAAGCAACTTCGAGGGCGTCACGTACGTCGCCCCGGGTGTGTCCTTCAACCCGGAATGGCCAACAGGTTGGGCCTTGTTCGACACAGACCCCAAGACGCTGACCGAAGGCAGGATGCTTGGAAGCTTCAACCAGACCAATGCCCTCGGAGTTCGTAACCTGCCCCCGCATTCCAGTGTGACAGTCACCTTCGATCTGATTCTGGCGGGACTGGAGGGGACGCTCTGGCACGGAAATGGGACGCCGGAAAACCCGCAGCCGGACCGGTTTGGACTGTCGATCGACGACGGGGATCCGCTGATGTTGGAGTCATTCTCGCAAGATCCGAACCTCCGCCAGTCCTACCCCGGCGCGGGTGTAGATTATCCTGGCCATACGGGCATGTCGCGGACCATTGAGGCAAACGGGATGCGCTATTCTGAGTGGCGCAACTTGAGCTTCACGGTTCCACACAACTCTCCGGACCTGACCGTCTTGTTCCAGTATCAGGCCAGCTCGCCGGCAAAGCGCTACTGGCTGGATAACGTGCGGGTCTCTGTCAAAGCCGAGCAGGCGCTGCCGCCGTTCGAGGGCAGCATTGGGGCGGCCAAACAGAAGGAACAGGGACGGACCATTGTTCTAAATGGGAAAGCGGTGACCGCCTTTTTCTTCGAGCAGGATATGTCGCAGTCGCTGTATGTTGAGGAGGAGGATCGCAGCTCCGGCATCAAGGTTTACCCCTCGGAGTTCACCTTCGTAACGATCGGGGACCGGGTTAAGGTGACGGGCAAGCTGCAGACCGACTCCAACGGCGAGCTCAGCATCGGTGACGCAGTGGTGGAGGTGATCGCCAGCGGCCAGCCGCCTTTGGTCCCGCTGGGCGTGAACAACCAGGCTCTGACCTCAGCACAGGGAATAGAGACCACCGGACTGCTGGTGCGCACCTGGGGACGGGTGACGGCCATTGACGGAGACTACTTCTTCGTGAACGACGGCTCCGGCTACAGCGAAGTCGGCGGGCCGGTAGGTCTGCGGGTGCGCGGGACTTCCCCGGTGCCCGTTGGCGGCTACGTCCACGTGACAGGTATCCGAGCGAAGCAGATTGTGGGAGGTAACTCTGTTCCGGTCATCCGCATGAGAGACAACTCCGACGCGGTGAGCGTGGAGTAGGGCTCTAGCCGCGCCCCTCAGCGGCAAAGCCAAGGGTCGGTCCTGCCGCCGGGGACCGACCCTTTCTCACATTCCGCTGCCGCGCCGGGGATTTGATTGAGCGATTATGCACGTCTCATTACCTGTGTCTCATCCTGCATCGGAAGAGATCGGTAGCATTGCCGGGAAGGTTTGCCTGGAGTATAGCCGGGCAAGGCAGGCCATTTTTCTGCTGGCCGATCGTCCCTTTGCGCGCTCCTGCTTCCTTTCAAGAAACTCCCAGGCACGCCTGCGCCGTGGTGGCGGGCGTTGAGGCGAAAGGAGGGAGGACAAGTGATATCTGTTCATTCCGTCATGCCTGCGTTTCTTGTCGCCTTGTCTGTCGCCGGGTCGCTGAGGGTGGTTCCCGGTGGCGACCCATGGAGGGTATTTCATAAATTCACCCCTCCCAAGGTTGGATGGGCTACCGGTGGAACTGTGACATTTGAATGATGGAAGAGGCGAATGTCGAGTATGCCCACATCATCTGCCTGGTGAACACCCCTATCGCCCGGGTGGTCGCTCCGCCCGGGCCTAAGCCGCCGGTGGTATACAGGGCCGCCTTCACGGGATTCGGCGCGTTGCGACTGCTGCGCGTGCGCCGGCGGGAGCAGGTCAGGCTACTCCCGGTGTAACCAACCCCCGCAAAAACAGCGGGCCCCCGGGCCGACCTTCCGGGGGCTCGCTGTCTTCAGCTCTCGCGGCAGTCTAGATGACTTCCAGATAGTCCTTTTCCGGCAGGGGAGGGAAAGGAGCGGTAGGCAGAGTCTGATACCAGAACGCCACCGACGCGATGTCGTCCTGAAGCGGGAGATAACGCCCTCCGCTGCGCCACCCCAGCGCCTGGATGGTGACCCGCAGATCCTGCTCGAAACGCACCGGATCCATAATGTGCCAGCGATACATCCCGAAGCGCTGCTGGCTCTGATAAGTCCCGTCCGGACGGATGACCTGGCAAAGTCCGGAATACGGTGTGGTGAACTCGCGATACTGACCGCCTACGTCGAAGTTGTAGCTTCCGCAGAAGTAGTCCTCCGTGCCCGTGCCGCAGATGGTCGGGAACTCGCCGTCACCGTCCAGGTAGAACTTGATCTCACCCTCGCCCCACCATCCGGTGTTGTTGACCTGCCAGGCCATATATGTCCCCACGTAATGCCCCTGACCGCGGACACCGTCCAGGATGGTGTACACCTGGCCGTAGGGTAGGGGATTGGTGCGCCGGAATTGAGCGTGGAAGTAGGCGCAGTCGTCCGGAACGTCCGTCAGGGTGTAATTGATCTGGTAGTACAGGACCATCGCGTCTGATGCGATATTGGTCATCGTGATGCGGCAACGCCGACGGAACGGCATTTCCCAGTAGCAATTGAACGCGCTTCCGGGATTCACGCAGACCGCAAGCGATGAGACCTGGGCATATTTCTGCCATCCGCACGCGAAGAAGTCCCCCACCGGGCACTCCACCGACGGCTGCTCCTGGTCGTCCCAGTAGATGCGCAGGATGGAGAAGCGCCAGTGTCCGGTGGGCGTCATCCAGATCTGCTGTATGGCCCCCGGCCCCTCGATGTCCGCAAGGACGCGCGTCTCTCCAGGCTCGATGCGGATGCTGGGAGAGATCTTCCAGCCCTGTCCCAGCTCGCGGGCGCAGGAGGCGCCGGTCCCCTCGGTGGCCATTCCTCCCCTGCCCTTCTCACCCGTGAAGTTCTCTGGGCTAATGGAGCGCGTCTTTGCGTGCGATAGCCTGGGCAGGTTGCCCAGGTTCATTCCCAGTCCGTTGAAAGCCGTCATTGTACTATCCTCCAAAGATGGCCGATGCGGGCGGTCCCCGCGCCTGCCGCCTGTCGCGCGGCATTGTGCAACAGAGCCGGCCGCCTGGCAAGCTGTCACCCCGTCCAGCAGCAGGAAAGAAAGCCAGATTTCACCTGCGCGCAAGAAGGAGGAAACGGTTATTCGGCTAACATACGATTTGAGAAACCGGTTTCGCAAAATCCGTTGACAGGAGGGGGGCGGAAGCCTATAATGACCATGGGAGTCTTCAGGAGGCTTCGTGCGGGTGCTCCTGAAGAGGGTGTGCCGGGCAGATCCCGGACATCTTGCTTACCGTAGTGATCTCTTTATCGCCTGGGGACGGGTCTGCGCAGAGCCCTGGGGCCGCAGGCTCCGGGTGCGCGGCCCGGGGAGGCGCCGAAAGGGTCGCCCTTCTCGCACCCGTCGAGCGTCCCCGTTGACAGGGGAAGGTTGTTTCAAATGAAGAAAGTTCAGAGTCTGCGTGGCTTCACCCTGATCGAGCTTCTGGTCGTTATCGCCATCATCGCGATCCTTGCGGCGATCCTCTTCCCGGTGTTCGCCGCCGCGCGCGAGAATGCCCGGAAAGCCTCGTGCATCAGCAATATGAAGCAGCTGGCCACGGCAATGCGCATGTACAGCGATGATAACGGAGACCGATTCGCTCCGGGAACCACGGGAGCCTGGGACGACAAGCACCTGTGGTGGTTCAAGGTGGACCCCTACATCAAGCAGATGCAGGGGACATCGCTGACAGGCGTGTATGTCTGTCCCTCCAGTCCGAAGCTGCGGGGAGGCAATGAGAACGTGCGCCGCTGCTACGGCTACAACGCGTATTACCTGGGCTCCGCGCCTGGCCAGCCCCAGGTTACGGCCAAGACGGCGGAGGCCCAGTCGCCCTCCACAACCATCCTGTTCCTGGAGTCGTGGCGGTTTGACGATGCTGCCTTCACCGCCAACACGCCCCGTGGAATCGGGTCGGCGTTCTGCTATCCGCCGGTGAAGGCGCCAAGCATCTGCCGGCCGGACTACGTGTGGCCGCCGGGCTGGCACCGAGGACTTACGAATGTGGCCATGGTGGACGGCCATGTCAGGTCGGTGAAGGTCTCACCGCCGCGCGAGACGCCCACCTCTCCCACTCCGGTGGCTGAGTTCACAGGCATTATGGAGAAGGGCGGGGCCGGCACTCCGTATGACCCGGATCCGTGGTTCCGCCTGGACGGCCGCAAGCCTTAGTTCCCGGGGAGGTGAGCTCTCGCCTCAGAGAAAGAGATGCTTTGACAGGGCTCCGCAGGACGCGGCGCCCTGTCTTCGCTTGAGGAAGGGGAGTCTGGAAAAATGTGCTGTGTGCGGAATCGGCGCGGATTTACGCTGATCGAGCTGCTGGTGGTGATCGCCATCATCGCCATCCTGGCGGCCATTCTGTTCCCGGTGTTCTCTGCGGCGCGCGAGAACGCCCGGAAGGCGGGCTGCATCAGCAACCTCAAGCAGCTAGCAATGGCCACCGGGATGTATGTTCATGACAACGGCAACAAGATGATGCCGGGCACAACCAGCGGCTGGGACAACAATCACCTGTGGTGGCTCAAGGTGGACCCCTATATCAAGACGCTTATCAAGAGTCCCAATGATGACAAGCTTCAAGGGGTCTATGTGTGTCCGTCAGCGCCCAAGCTGCCCGTTACTCTGCAGAACTTGGCGCGTTGCTACGGATACAATGCCTATTACCTGGGCGGGCCGCCGTCATCCAACACCGTTCTGGACCCTCCCGGGAACCAGCCAACGTTCGTGGTGGCGGAGGGGCAGATTGAAAGTCCGGCCACCACGATCCTCTATATGGAAGTCTGGCGATATGACGCTCAGGCCAAGCAGGCATGGAAGAACGGGCACGGGACGGCGTTCGCGGTGCCGCCTTCGCAGAGCACGGTGTGCAAGCCGGACTATGTGTGGCCTCCCGGCCGGCATCGGGGGCTAACAAACGTGGCTTTTGTGGACGGCCACGTGCAGTCATTCAAATGTGCGGAGCCGGAGACGTCTGCTGCAGGGGCCTACTACGGGCTGATGGAGCGTGGCGGTACGGGCACTCCTTACGATCGTGACCCGTGGTTCCGCACCTGGGGCAGGAAGCCGTAAAAGACAGGGATTTCCTCCTTCTGACCTCAGAAGCCGCTGGACCGGCTGGTCCGGCGGCTTTTTCGCGATCTTGGGCTTTGCAAGGGTAGTGACGGTCCATCTTGGGGGGTGGTCCATCGTTCGCGCCTCCGGCTTCCGGTATTGCGGGAACTTGTTTCCGGAACCTCCTCCAAGACGGTTGGGCTGTGCGCCGGAGGCGGAAAAGTCGCAACCACATCTGGCGTCCGCTGCGGTCTCGATAAGTGCGTCCTTCTCGGCGCGCTGTTCCACCATTGTGAGGGATGTGACAGCAGCTTATTGGTGGATTGGCGCACAGGGCGTCGCGGGAAAAGTGACGACCTGCTTCTGCCCCCCTTGACGCGCAGCTGCTTCGGCCTGTATCCTTTCTGAAGCACTTGCAGGAGGTCTGGTCCCCGCCTGTGACCGATTCTGGCTCCCGACCCCCGTTCAGGGGCATCACGTGGAGGGCCGTCATTCTCGGAGTCGTGCTTCTCTGGCCCAACGCGTGGTGGATCTACATGATGGAGATCGTCCGCTACGCCGGGCATCCAACTACCATCTCCCTGTTCTTCAACTCCGTGCTGGCCCTGCTGGGGCTCATCGTGCTGAACGGTCTGCTGAAGCGCTTCCGTCCTCAGTGGGTGTTCTCCCAGGTGGAGCTGCTGACCGTCTACATCATGCTCAATATCGGCAGCGCCCTGGTCAGCCACGATTTCATTCAAGTGCTCATCCCGGTGATGACGCACGTCTTCTGGTTCGCCAACGCCACCAACCGCTGGGAGGAGTTGATCTGGCCGAACGTTCCCGAATGGCTGTCGGTGCGAGACAGGGACACTCTGGAAGGTTTTTACAGCGGCAATGACCGTTTTCTGGCCTGGGACAATCTGCAACACTGGGTGGTCCCGCTGGCATGGTGGGGCTCGTTCATCATCGCGATGGTGCTCTCCATGCTCTGTCTGGTCGTGCTGCTGCGCAAGCAGTGGACGGAGCGCGAGCGTCTGGCCTACCCGCTGGTGCAGCTACCGCTGGATATGACTGCCGAGGGCGCTCCCCTCTTCCGCAACCGCCTGATGTGGCTGGGGTTTGGTCTGGCAGCGGCCATAGACATCTGGAACGGCTTCGCCTTTCTTTACCCCCAGATTCCCGGGATACCCATCAAGACGCTGGACATCACGTCCAACTTCGCTGTGCGGCCGTGGAACGCCATCGGATGGATGCCGCTGTGCTTCTACCCCTTCGCCGTGGGGCTGGGCATCCTGCTGCCGCTGGACCTTTCCTTCTCCTGCTGGTTCTTCTTCATCGTCTGGAAAGCGGAGCGCGTACTCTCCGCGGTGTGGGGATGGGACAGCGTCCCAGGTTTCCCGTATGTCAACGAGCAGTCTTTCGGAGCCTACATCGGCATCGCGGTGTTCGCTTTCTGGGCCAGCAGACGCCATCTCTGGATGCTTGCGCGCGGGCTGTTCAACTGGAAGCTGGATCTGGAAGACCGTGGTGAGCCCGTGCCTTACCGGGTGGCGATGCTGGCGTTTCTGGGCGGCACGCTGTATATGCTCTTCTTCGCGATGCGCGCGGGGATGAGTTGGTATATCGCCGTGCCGTTTCTGCTGA
The sequence above is drawn from the Armatimonadota bacterium genome and encodes:
- a CDS encoding oxidoreductase; translated protein: MKYANLGRSPLKVSRFCFGTMSFGAVNDAAESERLVRRALDLGVNFFDTAVAYTDGQSEEFLGQAVKGVRDQVVLCTKFGSRQEIGTGINDRQSSRYHLVRALETSLRRLQTDYVDLYLLHMPHPGMNLEETLSALDDVVRQGKALYVGCSNFPAWLLCKSLWLSDVRGWCSFRTLQSAYNLIERGVELEILPLCHAEGIAFMAYRGLCRGILAGQYLESGGDADERASLLQQKHAAGVQRLQDFAASTGRTPAQAALAWLLAHPAVTCAVVGPTRKEELEELAAGVDHELTADQREELTAAFPVKIEDDQIGVHATWRTRLDLLL
- the garR gene encoding 2-hydroxy-3-oxopropionate reductase (possible pseudo, frameshifted), with the translated sequence METAAESDVVVLSLPGSAAVLDVVLGSKGIAESLPAGSVVVDTGTTEPSASRRIAAALAEKSIGFLDAPVSGGQKAAIEGTLSFMVGGDEAVFQRCLPVLRTMGSSVVRMGESGSGSVAKLVNNLIVGAQFAAIAEGFTLAVKSGLDTAVLYQAIRAGWAQSKVLDVSADAFLRRDFRPGGSVDIHWKDLGYALSLAKDVDVPTPVTAIVHEIFKAARAGGKGRMAQPAIVMLWEELLNIQVGKQEDEQTS
- a CDS encoding aldolase, whose protein sequence is MNRLRSRIDTVRRPLLGLACHNYNPAFLDMLGHLAVDVVWIEMEHSHISFAQAADLCRIAAGLGLLTMIRIPDSRRESVLKAAECGPDILDLPMANSVDVVTSFISHARFAPEGTRGFFAASRAVNYGFGPGIADIQQAINEELCLMAQIETKEAVVRAAEISSVPGLDAIFLGPGDLSASFGVSGQTSHPLVLQALEQAICAARKAGRVVALASGPADVEEWAAKGVDLLFVGSDISCLKQGLLETLISARGLSRPSVAPPQTPPLAAKPL
- the nanT gene encoding acetylneuraminate ABC transporter, with translation MEPGVFGSIHALDLVILVAYLVVLSLVGILFSRRQTSLEQFFFAGRGMSWVPVGMSLMACLNSGIDYLMQPSAVMKYGLVLVLGSLSWVLLWHWVSRVTLPFYRRLNLVTAYEYLERRFSLSVRWMASIIFILWRVGWIATAMYVPCLAISGATHGALPLVSTIIVLGSVVILYTALGGMRAVIWTDMIQFCIMFGGLAATVVVVLGHVPGGLSEVWQTAAEAGKTSLLTGTEAPQAARLMERIKLFFTTEMTPVGFFAAVVLGRMAVYTADQVMVQRFQTARSLKDSRQAFIINAVGDALWTVGLSCVGLTLFAYVARDADFADLPSDRVFPAFLASKIPVGVVGLVIAAIFAASLSSIASAVNSCSSVVIMDFYRRIRRPAGPAIVPDSSEEQRRQVRISRWTTLVVGICAIALSANVGRLGDLIVIANKVIQLFTGPLFAVYVLGLFVPFAGTPGALVGGAVGAAVSLYIAFWSGLAFVWPATLGFVAALAAGISVSLFGGRPSKEQARFTFRGVMNGHGAGRDGVIGAAGSLIDNGLDSATLKSVGRSLPHQDKQ